The following are encoded together in the Xanthomonas sacchari genome:
- the modA gene encoding molybdate ABC transporter substrate-binding protein: protein MTRPLRRLLCLCTLIVATAIAPVSAQTPLTVFAAASLKESLDEAASAYQRASAPPVQVSYAASSTLARQVEQGAPADVFVSADQEWMDYLQQRKLIDPALRRDLLGNTLVLVAPATSKAQVDLRKPGALLAALGAQGRLAIGQTASVPAGKYARAALQALGQWDAVQPRLAESESVRSALMLVARGEAPLGIVYGSDAQAEPKVRVVATFPADSHAPIVYPVAPLRASAQAKRAADFVRWLGTPPAQAIFRRHGFSPAH from the coding sequence ATGACCCGACCGCTGCGCCGCCTGCTGTGCCTGTGCACCTTGATCGTCGCCACCGCGATCGCGCCGGTCTCGGCGCAGACGCCGCTGACCGTGTTCGCCGCCGCCAGCCTCAAGGAATCGCTGGACGAGGCCGCCAGCGCCTACCAGCGCGCCAGCGCCCCCCCCGTGCAGGTGTCCTACGCCGCCAGCTCCACGCTGGCCCGGCAGGTGGAACAGGGCGCGCCGGCGGACGTGTTCGTGTCCGCCGACCAGGAGTGGATGGACTACCTGCAGCAGCGTAAGTTGATCGATCCGGCACTGCGCCGCGACCTGCTAGGCAACACCCTGGTGCTGGTGGCGCCGGCCACCAGCAAGGCGCAGGTCGACCTGCGCAAACCCGGCGCGCTGCTCGCCGCGCTCGGTGCGCAGGGGCGCCTGGCGATCGGCCAGACCGCCAGCGTGCCGGCCGGCAAGTACGCGCGCGCCGCGCTGCAGGCGCTGGGCCAGTGGGACGCGGTGCAACCGCGCCTGGCCGAAAGCGAGAGCGTGCGCAGCGCGCTGATGCTGGTGGCGCGCGGCGAGGCGCCGCTGGGCATCGTCTACGGGTCCGACGCCCAGGCCGAGCCCAAGGTGCGGGTGGTGGCGACCTTCCCCGCCGACAGCCACGCACCGATCGTGTATCCGGTGGCGCCGCTGCGCGCGAGTGCGCAGGCGAAGCGCGCCGCCGATTTCGTACGCTGGCTGGGCACGCCACCGGCACAGGCGATCTTCCGTCGCCACGGTTTCTCGCCCGCCCACTGA
- a CDS encoding MBL fold metallo-hydrolase: protein MSQHPHVHAFHHAGSGTWSYVVEDGNDAAVIDPVVGYDPQTGALDDAPAQALAACLDARGLHLRWILETHAHADHVSAAQWFKRRWPQATLAIGDGIREVRARFAPQYGLDADPQARCGFDHLFADGERFAIGSVQAQVIAVPGHTGDSVAYLIGDALFPGDSLFMPDSGTARCDFPGGDATTLYRSIQRLYALPEATRVFVCHDYGAGGRAVACQTSIGEQRRSNIHVRDGIDEAAFVALRQARDATLAEPRLMQPSVRANIQAGRTDDLAPPPA from the coding sequence ATGAGCCAGCATCCGCACGTCCACGCTTTCCACCATGCTGGTTCCGGCACCTGGAGCTACGTGGTCGAGGATGGCAACGACGCCGCGGTGATCGACCCGGTGGTGGGCTACGACCCGCAGACCGGCGCGCTGGACGACGCGCCGGCGCAGGCGCTTGCCGCGTGCCTGGACGCGCGCGGACTGCACCTGCGCTGGATCCTCGAGACCCACGCCCACGCCGATCATGTCTCCGCCGCGCAATGGTTCAAGCGACGCTGGCCGCAGGCGACGCTGGCGATCGGCGACGGCATCCGCGAGGTGCGTGCCCGTTTCGCGCCGCAGTACGGCCTGGACGCGGACCCGCAGGCGCGCTGCGGCTTCGATCACCTGTTCGCCGATGGCGAGCGTTTCGCGATCGGCAGTGTGCAGGCGCAGGTCATCGCCGTGCCAGGCCACACCGGCGACAGCGTCGCCTACCTGATCGGCGATGCGCTGTTCCCGGGCGATTCGCTGTTCATGCCCGACAGCGGCACCGCGCGCTGCGACTTCCCCGGCGGCGACGCGACCACGCTGTACCGTTCGATCCAGCGGCTGTACGCGCTGCCGGAGGCGACGCGCGTGTTCGTGTGCCACGACTACGGCGCAGGCGGCCGCGCGGTGGCCTGCCAGACCAGCATCGGCGAACAACGCCGCAGCAACATCCACGTGCGCGACGGCATCGACGAAGCGGCCTTCGTGGCCCTGCGCCAGGCGCGCGATGCGACGCTGGCCGAGCCGCGGCTGATGCAGCCGTCGGTGCGCGCCAACATCCAGGCCGGCCGCACCGACGACCTGGCGCCGCCGCCGGCGTGA
- a CDS encoding helix-turn-helix transcriptional regulator, with the protein MPRRAATAMDPAAMRAHASEAARLLKALGNEKRLLLLCLLVDHEQSVGELNARVELSQSALSQHLALLREDGLVQTRREGQTIYYSLVPGPVQRILEVLHGIYCSAAPPAAPRSDR; encoded by the coding sequence ATGCCGCGCCGCGCCGCAACCGCCATGGACCCTGCCGCGATGCGCGCGCACGCCAGCGAGGCGGCGCGCCTGCTGAAGGCGCTCGGCAACGAGAAGCGGCTGCTGCTGCTGTGCCTGCTGGTGGACCACGAGCAATCGGTCGGCGAGCTCAACGCGCGCGTGGAGCTCAGCCAGTCGGCGCTGTCGCAACACCTGGCGCTGCTGCGCGAGGATGGACTGGTGCAGACCCGCCGCGAGGGTCAGACCATCTATTATTCGCTGGTGCCCGGCCCGGTGCAGCGCATCCTTGAGGTGTTGCACGGCATCTACTGCAGCGCCGCGCCACCTGCCGCCCCCCGGAGCGATCGATGA
- a CDS encoding rhodanese-like domain-containing protein: MPASSAQALVDRARAQIHEPPVHTDAAATPLPGEWIIDVREPGEFAMGHLPNAINIPRGILEFRLDADPALARRDQPILLYCASGGRSTLAALSLQHLGYTAVRSLTGGFLGWTAAGGPVDF; encoded by the coding sequence ATGCCCGCCTCCTCCGCCCAAGCCCTGGTCGACCGCGCACGCGCGCAGATCCACGAACCCCCTGTCCACACCGATGCCGCCGCCACGCCCCTGCCCGGCGAATGGATCATCGACGTGCGCGAACCCGGCGAGTTCGCCATGGGCCACCTGCCCAACGCCATCAACATCCCGCGCGGCATCCTCGAATTCCGCCTCGATGCCGATCCGGCGCTGGCCCGACGCGACCAGCCGATCCTGCTGTACTGCGCCAGCGGCGGCCGCTCCACCCTGGCGGCGCTGAGCCTGCAGCACCTGGGCTACACCGCGGTGCGCTCGCTGACCGGCGGCTTCCTGGGCTGGACCGCGGCCGGTGGCCCGGTCGATTTCTGA
- a CDS encoding efflux RND transporter periplasmic adaptor subunit encodes MLALAGCRHDAAAVAPPPLPALATAPVEPAAMASRSWDGVVTAVEYADLSAQTGGRVRSVAVDVGDRVAAGQVLLQLSAVEQRAGVAGARAQVRAATASADEAEASYRRYASLAGAQYVSRAQLDQARATRDAAIAARAAAAAQLAQAQQPADYTVVRAPFAGVISARQVQPGEAVAAGQALLSLYVPGAQRIEVQVPQSDADAIRAVPRAQVRLDDGRILQIPQVTVFPTADPRSHSVTVRVPLPLLQPAPAPGTTAKVEVPLAAGDAAEAAPLRIPLSALLQRGELSAAYVLADGRLSLRQLRIGQRGAQRVEVLAGLRAGERVARDPVAAGQALAAQRRALAER; translated from the coding sequence ATGCTGGCGCTCGCCGGCTGTCGGCATGACGCCGCCGCGGTCGCGCCGCCGCCGTTGCCGGCGCTGGCGACCGCGCCGGTGGAGCCCGCGGCGATGGCATCGCGCTCCTGGGACGGCGTCGTGACCGCGGTGGAGTACGCCGATCTGAGCGCGCAGACCGGCGGGCGCGTGCGCAGCGTCGCGGTGGACGTGGGCGACCGGGTCGCCGCTGGCCAGGTGCTGCTGCAACTCAGCGCAGTGGAACAGCGCGCCGGCGTGGCCGGTGCGCGGGCGCAAGTGCGTGCCGCGACGGCCAGCGCCGACGAGGCCGAGGCCAGCTATCGCCGCTATGCGTCCCTGGCCGGGGCGCAATACGTGTCGCGCGCGCAACTGGACCAGGCCCGCGCCACCCGCGATGCGGCCATTGCCGCACGCGCTGCCGCCGCCGCGCAACTGGCGCAGGCGCAGCAGCCGGCCGACTACACCGTGGTGCGCGCGCCGTTCGCGGGTGTCATCAGCGCGCGCCAGGTGCAGCCGGGCGAGGCGGTGGCGGCCGGGCAGGCCTTGCTGTCGCTGTACGTGCCCGGCGCGCAGCGCATCGAGGTGCAGGTGCCGCAGTCCGATGCCGACGCCATCCGTGCCGTGCCGCGCGCGCAGGTGCGGTTGGACGATGGGCGCATCCTGCAGATTCCGCAGGTGACGGTGTTCCCCACCGCCGATCCGCGCAGCCACAGCGTGACGGTGCGGGTGCCGTTGCCGCTGCTGCAGCCGGCCCCGGCACCCGGCACCACGGCCAAGGTCGAGGTGCCGCTGGCTGCCGGCGATGCCGCGGAGGCGGCGCCGTTGCGCATTCCGCTGTCGGCGCTGCTGCAACGGGGCGAACTCAGCGCGGCCTATGTGCTGGCCGACGGTCGGCTCAGCCTGCGGCAGCTGCGGATCGGGCAGCGCGGTGCGCAGCGGGTGGAAGTGCTGGCCGGGCTGCGCGCAGGCGAGCGGGTGGCGCGCGATCCGGTCGCTGCGGGACAGGCGCTGGCCGCGCAGCGGCGCGCGCTGGCGGAGCGTTGA
- a CDS encoding efflux RND transporter permease subunit, which translates to MATGFGMSGRLAAFFQANPLTPMLALLGLLLGLAAVAITPREEEPQIDVTMANVFVSLPGADAREVEQLLSTPLEQKLDEIEGIKHVYSVSRPGQAVLTVEFQVGVPRQTALVRLYNQVYSNLDVLPTQMGASAPLVKPKGIDDVPVMSVTLWSDDPQRSAADLGAIARTLETDLKRLPGTRDIYSIGAPPRVVTVTLDPARLAAYDLTVADLGQALQGANVVRPLGDRIGGGRAVPLSAGRFLADADAVRELVIGVHDGRPLQLRDVAQIQAGADLPTAYVWYGAPPTRGGPAQGRAPAVTLAIAKKSGSDASALTRAVSARLQALRGELLPQGVHAEVTRDYGASAAAKAAKLIHKLVFATASVVLLVLFALGWREAIVVGSAVVLTLALTLFASWAMGFTLNRVSLFALIFSIGILVDDAIVVVENIHRHLRAGGKTLREAIPPAVDEVGGPTILATFTVIAALMPMAFVSGLMGPYMRPIPINASVGMLLSLAIALVVTPWLALKLLKRHVPAHAAQVAAGNDAPPRLQRVFGYLLHPFLDPIRGARRRGWLFAGIAALLLAAVGLVGLQWVVLKMLPFDDKSELQIVVDLPEGSTVQDTDALLVELAGVLDRTPEVHDYQGYAGTSAPVNFNGLVRQYFLRSGNTVGDLQVNLVDKHQRTRHSHAIARALRPPLAAIARRHGASLKVVEVPPGPPVLSPLVAEVYGPDYPRSRQLALALERRFLRTPNVVDVDTSVESAATRETLVVDRVRAARLGVSQASIADALTTAVQGLDVTWLHDGTSKVAQPVRLRLPGAAQAASARLLALRVRGGDGQLVPLSELVAVQRLPWDDSIAHKDLRPVVYVTGDEAGRLDSPLYGMFDLVGQLRGHRLDGQTLQQYFIAPPTDTADFAVKWDGEWQITYETFRDMGIAYAVGLLLIYLLVVAQFRSYLLPLVIMAPIPLTVIGVMPGHALLGAQFTATSMIGMIALAGIIVRNSILLVDFIRHALAQGRSAEQAVIEACAVRAPPIVLTGLAAMLGALFILDDPIFNGLAVALLFGILVSTALTLLVIPLLYYPLARREAAA; encoded by the coding sequence ATGGCCACCGGTTTCGGGATGTCCGGCCGCCTGGCGGCATTCTTCCAGGCCAATCCGCTGACGCCGATGCTGGCCCTGCTCGGCCTGTTGCTCGGCCTGGCGGCGGTGGCGATCACGCCGCGCGAGGAAGAGCCGCAGATCGACGTGACCATGGCCAACGTGTTCGTGTCGCTGCCGGGCGCAGATGCGCGCGAGGTCGAACAGCTGCTGAGCACGCCGCTGGAACAGAAGCTCGACGAGATCGAGGGCATCAAGCACGTGTACTCGGTGAGCCGCCCCGGGCAGGCGGTGTTGACCGTCGAATTCCAGGTCGGGGTGCCGCGGCAGACCGCGCTGGTGCGCCTGTACAACCAGGTGTATTCCAATCTGGACGTGCTGCCCACGCAGATGGGCGCCAGCGCGCCGCTGGTCAAGCCCAAGGGCATCGACGACGTGCCGGTGATGAGCGTGACCCTGTGGAGCGACGATCCGCAGCGCAGCGCCGCCGACCTGGGCGCGATCGCGCGCACCCTGGAGACCGACCTCAAGCGTCTGCCGGGCACGCGCGACATCTACAGCATCGGCGCGCCGCCGCGGGTGGTCACGGTGACGCTGGATCCGGCGCGGCTGGCCGCCTACGACCTCACCGTGGCCGACCTCGGCCAGGCGCTGCAGGGGGCGAACGTGGTGCGCCCGCTCGGCGACCGTATCGGCGGCGGCCGTGCGGTGCCGCTCAGTGCCGGGCGGTTCCTGGCCGATGCCGATGCCGTGCGCGAGCTGGTGATCGGCGTGCACGACGGCCGGCCGCTGCAGTTGCGCGATGTGGCACAGATCCAGGCCGGTGCCGACCTGCCCACGGCCTACGTGTGGTACGGCGCGCCACCCACGCGCGGCGGCCCGGCGCAGGGGCGCGCGCCGGCGGTGACCCTGGCCATCGCCAAGAAGTCGGGCAGCGACGCCTCGGCGCTCACCCGCGCGGTGAGCGCGCGCCTGCAGGCCTTGCGCGGCGAACTGCTGCCGCAGGGCGTGCATGCCGAGGTCACCCGCGACTACGGCGCCAGCGCGGCGGCCAAGGCCGCCAAGCTGATCCACAAGCTGGTGTTCGCCACCGCCTCGGTGGTGCTGCTGGTGCTGTTCGCGCTGGGCTGGCGCGAGGCCATCGTGGTCGGCAGCGCGGTGGTGCTGACCCTGGCGCTCACGCTGTTCGCCTCGTGGGCGATGGGCTTCACCCTCAATCGCGTGTCGCTGTTCGCGCTGATCTTCTCCATCGGCATCCTGGTCGACGATGCCATCGTGGTGGTGGAGAACATCCACCGCCATCTGCGCGCCGGCGGCAAGACCTTGCGCGAGGCGATTCCGCCGGCGGTGGACGAAGTCGGCGGCCCGACCATCCTCGCCACCTTCACCGTGATCGCGGCGCTGATGCCGATGGCCTTCGTCAGCGGCCTGATGGGGCCGTACATGCGGCCGATCCCGATCAACGCTTCGGTCGGCATGCTGCTGTCGCTGGCGATCGCGCTGGTGGTGACGCCGTGGCTGGCGCTGAAGCTGCTGAAGCGGCATGTGCCGGCGCACGCCGCGCAGGTAGCGGCGGGGAACGATGCGCCGCCGCGCCTGCAGCGCGTGTTCGGGTACTTGCTGCACCCGTTCCTGGATCCTATCCGCGGCGCGCGCCGGCGTGGCTGGCTGTTCGCCGGCATCGCGGCGCTGCTGCTGGCCGCGGTGGGCCTGGTCGGGCTGCAGTGGGTGGTGCTGAAGATGCTGCCGTTCGACGACAAGTCCGAGCTGCAGATCGTGGTCGACCTGCCCGAAGGCAGCACTGTGCAGGACACCGATGCGTTGCTGGTGGAGTTGGCCGGGGTGCTCGACCGCACGCCCGAGGTGCACGACTACCAGGGCTATGCCGGGACCTCGGCGCCGGTCAACTTCAATGGCCTGGTGCGGCAGTACTTCCTGCGCAGCGGCAACACCGTCGGCGACCTGCAGGTGAATCTGGTCGACAAGCACCAGCGCACGCGCCACAGCCATGCCATCGCCCGCGCGCTGCGGCCGCCGCTGGCGGCGATCGCACGCCGGCATGGCGCGTCGCTGAAGGTGGTGGAGGTGCCGCCGGGGCCGCCGGTGCTGTCACCGTTGGTGGCCGAGGTCTATGGGCCGGACTATCCGCGCAGCCGCCAGCTCGCCCTGGCGCTGGAGCGACGCTTCCTGCGCACGCCGAACGTGGTCGATGTCGACACCAGCGTGGAGAGTGCGGCCACCCGCGAAACGCTGGTGGTCGACCGCGTGCGCGCCGCGCGCCTGGGCGTGAGCCAGGCCTCCATCGCCGATGCCCTGACCACGGCGGTGCAGGGTCTGGACGTCACCTGGCTGCACGATGGCACGTCCAAGGTGGCGCAGCCGGTGCGGCTGCGCCTGCCGGGCGCCGCGCAGGCCGCCAGCGCACGCCTGCTGGCGCTGCGCGTGCGCGGTGGCGATGGGCAACTGGTGCCGCTGTCGGAACTGGTCGCGGTGCAGCGCCTGCCCTGGGACGACAGCATCGCGCACAAGGACCTGCGGCCGGTGGTGTACGTCACCGGCGACGAAGCCGGGCGCCTGGACAGCCCGCTGTACGGCATGTTCGACCTGGTCGGGCAACTACGCGGCCACCGGCTCGATGGGCAGACGCTGCAGCAGTATTTCATCGCACCGCCGACCGACACCGCCGACTTCGCGGTGAAATGGGACGGCGAATGGCAGATCACCTACGAGACCTTCCGCGACATGGGTATCGCCTACGCGGTGGGCCTGTTGCTGATCTATCTGCTGGTGGTGGCGCAGTTCCGCAGCTATCTGCTGCCGCTGGTGATCATGGCGCCGATTCCGCTGACGGTGATCGGGGTGATGCCGGGTCATGCCCTGCTCGGCGCGCAGTTCACCGCGACCAGCATGATCGGCATGATCGCCCTGGCCGGCATCATCGTGCGCAATTCGATCCTGCTGGTTGACTTCATCCGTCATGCCCTGGCGCAGGGACGCAGCGCCGAACAGGCGGTGATCGAGGCCTGTGCGGTGCGTGCACCGCCGATCGTGCTGACCGGCCTGGCGGCGATGCTGGGCGCGCTGTTCATCCTCGACGATCCGATCTTCAACGGCCTGGCGGTGGCGCTGTTGTTCGGCATCCTGGTCAGCACGGCGCTGACCCTGCTGGTCATCCCGTTGCTGTACTACCCGCTGGCACGGCGCGAAGCGGCGGCGTGA
- a CDS encoding OsmC family protein: MPIGDPIRVTLEQDTDFAFRIRFDETALEPWLSDETAPLGQERGPNPTRILLAGIANCLAVSLLFAMRKYKNDPAGVVAHITATPMRNPEGFWRIPQASVELQLPGANQDYAQLERILAQFEQFCVVTQSVRQGIDVQVTVKDAQGTVLLGDKSIEAGA; encoded by the coding sequence ATGCCCATCGGCGATCCGATCCGCGTCACCCTGGAGCAGGACACGGACTTCGCGTTCCGCATTCGCTTCGACGAAACCGCGCTGGAGCCCTGGCTGAGCGACGAAACCGCGCCGCTGGGCCAGGAGCGCGGCCCCAATCCCACGCGCATCCTGCTGGCCGGCATCGCCAATTGCCTGGCCGTCAGCCTGCTGTTCGCGATGCGCAAGTACAAGAACGATCCGGCCGGGGTGGTCGCGCACATCACCGCCACGCCGATGCGCAATCCTGAAGGGTTCTGGCGCATTCCGCAGGCCTCGGTGGAACTGCAACTGCCCGGCGCGAATCAGGACTATGCGCAGCTGGAACGGATCCTGGCGCAGTTCGAGCAGTTCTGCGTGGTCACCCAGAGCGTGCGCCAGGGCATCGACGTGCAGGTCACGGTCAAGGACGCGCAAGGCACGGTGTTGCTGGGCGACAAGAGCATCGAGGCCGGCGCATGA
- the trxC gene encoding thioredoxin TrxC, with product MTTLLHVACPHCTALNRVPEAKLADAPQCGRCHRGLFDATPVTLTAETFAAHAERSELPLLVDVWAPWCGPCRTMAPHFAAAAAQLEPRLRLGKLDSDAQPALAGRFGIRSIPTLLLLRQGRELGRHSGAIGTAEIVRWTRAQLNSA from the coding sequence ATGACCACGCTGCTGCATGTCGCATGCCCGCACTGCACCGCGCTCAACCGGGTGCCGGAGGCGAAACTGGCGGACGCGCCGCAATGCGGACGCTGCCATCGCGGCTTGTTCGACGCCACACCGGTCACGCTGACCGCCGAGACGTTTGCCGCGCACGCCGAGCGCAGCGAGCTGCCGTTGCTGGTGGATGTGTGGGCGCCGTGGTGCGGCCCGTGCCGGACCATGGCCCCGCACTTCGCCGCCGCGGCCGCGCAGCTCGAGCCGCGGCTGCGCCTGGGCAAGCTGGACAGCGACGCGCAGCCGGCGTTGGCCGGGCGCTTCGGCATTCGCAGCATCCCGACGCTGCTTCTGTTGCGCCAGGGCCGCGAACTCGGCCGACACAGCGGCGCCATCGGCACCGCCGAGATCGTGCGCTGGACGCGGGCACAGTTGAATTCTGCGTAA
- a CDS encoding S1/P1 nuclease, which yields MKISPFVCTALAAALTAAPSAAFAWGPLGHRLVADLADTQLTPQARAQVRTLLQGEPDPTLAGVANWADQLREHDPDLGKRSARWHYVNLAENDCHYEQTRDCPDGNCAVEALRRQAAILADRSQPQAARAQALKFVVHFAGDVQQPLHAGYARDKGANTVQIQFEGKGSNLHSLWDSGLLRSRGLDEQAYLAELEKQPLPAPSPAGSALPPPAAAWAEASCRIMMRPGFYPPGATLPADYVATWRPVAEAQLRQAGADLAATLNAALGK from the coding sequence ATGAAAATCTCTCCCTTCGTTTGCACCGCGCTCGCCGCAGCCCTCACCGCCGCACCGTCCGCCGCCTTCGCCTGGGGCCCGCTGGGCCACCGCCTGGTCGCCGATCTCGCCGACACCCAACTCACCCCGCAAGCCCGCGCGCAGGTCCGTACCCTGCTGCAGGGCGAACCCGACCCGACCCTGGCCGGCGTCGCCAACTGGGCCGACCAGCTCCGCGAACACGATCCCGACCTGGGCAAGCGCAGCGCGCGCTGGCATTACGTCAACCTGGCCGAAAACGACTGCCACTACGAACAAACCCGCGACTGCCCGGACGGCAACTGCGCGGTCGAGGCGCTGCGCCGCCAGGCCGCGATCCTCGCCGACCGCAGCCAGCCACAGGCCGCGCGTGCGCAGGCGCTGAAGTTCGTCGTGCATTTCGCCGGCGACGTGCAGCAGCCGCTGCATGCCGGCTACGCCCGCGACAAGGGCGCCAACACCGTGCAGATCCAGTTCGAGGGCAAGGGCAGCAATCTGCACTCGCTGTGGGACAGCGGTCTGCTGCGCAGCCGCGGGCTGGACGAACAGGCCTACCTGGCCGAACTGGAAAAGCAGCCGCTGCCGGCGCCCTCGCCGGCGGGCAGCGCGCTGCCGCCGCCGGCCGCGGCGTGGGCCGAGGCCTCCTGCAGGATCATGATGCGTCCGGGCTTCTATCCGCCCGGCGCCACGCTGCCGGCCGATTACGTGGCGACCTGGCGCCCGGTCGCCGAGGCGCAGTTGCGCCAGGCCGGTGCCGACCTGGCGGCCACCTTGAACGCGGCGCTGGGCAAGTAA
- a CDS encoding OmpW family protein — MPPRLFRRLAVAALASIALPAAAQSAGHFTTSYGLHGMVPGSSNGTLRGSDQRFDADVAPAVSFTYEYFFRGNLGLEIQGLVGQQKIGVDRGGDIGSAWMLSPTISLQYHFNGNGDISPFVGAGLNYTAFLGSDGKGAFASNDVKFKDTIGPALHAGVDFAVGERSAIRVDARWTGMRSDVQVDGSTLGKAKLDPVTYGVAYLMYF; from the coding sequence ATGCCGCCACGCCTGTTCCGTCGCCTCGCCGTCGCCGCCCTCGCCAGCATCGCCCTGCCCGCCGCGGCGCAATCGGCCGGCCATTTCACCACCAGCTACGGCTTGCACGGCATGGTGCCGGGGTCGTCCAACGGCACGCTGCGCGGCAGCGATCAGCGCTTCGACGCCGACGTCGCGCCGGCCGTGTCGTTCACGTACGAATACTTCTTCCGCGGCAACCTGGGCCTGGAGATCCAGGGCCTGGTCGGCCAGCAGAAGATCGGCGTGGACCGCGGCGGCGATATCGGCAGCGCCTGGATGCTCTCGCCCACCATCTCGCTGCAGTACCACTTCAACGGCAACGGCGACATCTCCCCGTTCGTCGGCGCCGGCCTCAACTACACCGCTTTCCTCGGCAGCGACGGCAAGGGCGCGTTCGCGTCCAACGACGTGAAGTTCAAGGACACCATTGGTCCGGCGCTGCATGCCGGCGTGGATTTCGCGGTCGGCGAACGCAGCGCGATCCGCGTGGATGCGCGCTGGACCGGCATGCGCAGCGACGTGCAGGTGGACGGCAGCACGCTCGGCAAGGCCAAGCTCGATCCGGTCACCTACGGCGTCGCGTATCTGATGTATTTCTGA
- a CDS encoding OmpW family protein → MRTTSPLLLTGLAALSLCALPALAQSQGDWTLGIGAHQVNPKSDNGTLAGGTLPLRIDSNIRPTVTFEYFVHQDLGVEVLAALPFEHDISVKGVGKVGSTKHLPPVVSLQYHFNSAGKVSPFVGAGINYTTFFSEKTTGALAGSKLKLDDSWGLAAHAGVDFALTEKSALRVDLRWIDIDSKVKVNGSDLGTAHIDPLAYGLAYVMKF, encoded by the coding sequence ATGCGCACCACCTCCCCCCTCCTGCTCACCGGCCTGGCCGCCCTGTCCCTGTGCGCCCTGCCGGCGCTGGCGCAGTCGCAAGGCGACTGGACCCTCGGCATCGGCGCCCACCAGGTCAACCCGAAGTCCGACAACGGCACGCTGGCCGGCGGCACCCTGCCGCTGCGCATCGACAGCAACATCCGCCCGACGGTGACCTTCGAGTACTTCGTGCACCAGGATCTGGGCGTGGAAGTGCTGGCCGCGCTGCCGTTCGAGCACGACATCAGCGTCAAGGGCGTGGGCAAGGTCGGCAGCACCAAGCACCTGCCGCCGGTAGTGTCGCTGCAGTACCACTTCAACAGCGCCGGCAAGGTCTCGCCGTTCGTCGGCGCCGGTATCAACTACACCACCTTCTTCAGCGAGAAGACCACCGGCGCGCTGGCTGGCAGCAAGCTCAAGCTGGACGACTCCTGGGGCCTGGCCGCGCACGCCGGCGTGGATTTCGCACTCACCGAGAAGTCGGCGCTGCGCGTGGACCTGCGCTGGATCGACATCGACAGCAAGGTCAAGGTCAACGGCAGCGACCTGGGCACTGCGCACATCGATCCGCTGGCGTACGGTCTGGCCTACGTGATGAAGTTCTGA
- the gap gene encoding type I glyceraldehyde-3-phosphate dehydrogenase, translating into MAIKVGINGFGRIGRNVLRSAVQNFGSDIEIVAINDLLEPDYLAYMLQYDSVHGRFQAEVSVEGNHLLVNGKKIRLTQERDPAALKWGEVGVDVVIESTGLFLTKDTAQKHLDAGAKKVILSAPSKDDTPMFVYGVNDSTYAGQAIVSNASCTTNCLAPLAKVINDKWGIKRGLMTTVHAATATQKTVDGPSNKDWRGGRGILENIIPSSTGAAKAVGVVIPELNKKLTGMSFRVPTSDVSVVDLTVELEKPATYAEICAEVKAQSEGALKGILGYTEDKVVATDFRGDARTSIFDADAGIALDGTFVKLVSWYDNEWGYSNKCLEMVKVVAK; encoded by the coding sequence ATGGCAATCAAGGTCGGCATCAACGGTTTCGGTCGCATCGGGCGCAATGTGCTGCGCTCGGCGGTGCAGAATTTCGGCAGCGACATCGAGATCGTCGCCATCAACGACCTGCTGGAGCCGGATTATCTGGCCTACATGCTGCAGTACGACTCCGTGCACGGCCGCTTCCAGGCGGAGGTGTCGGTCGAGGGCAATCATCTGCTGGTCAACGGCAAGAAGATCCGCCTGACCCAGGAACGCGATCCGGCCGCGCTGAAGTGGGGCGAGGTCGGCGTGGACGTGGTGATCGAGTCCACCGGCCTGTTCCTGACCAAGGACACCGCGCAGAAGCACCTGGACGCCGGCGCCAAGAAGGTGATCCTGTCGGCGCCGTCCAAGGACGACACGCCGATGTTCGTGTACGGCGTCAACGACAGCACCTACGCCGGCCAGGCCATCGTCTCCAACGCCAGCTGCACCACCAACTGCCTGGCGCCGCTGGCCAAGGTGATCAACGACAAGTGGGGCATCAAGCGCGGCCTGATGACCACCGTGCACGCGGCCACCGCCACGCAGAAGACCGTGGACGGCCCGAGCAACAAGGATTGGCGCGGTGGCCGCGGCATCCTGGAGAACATCATTCCGTCCAGCACCGGCGCGGCCAAGGCGGTCGGCGTGGTGATCCCGGAATTGAACAAGAAGCTCACTGGCATGAGCTTCCGCGTGCCGACCTCGGACGTGTCGGTGGTCGACCTGACCGTGGAACTGGAGAAGCCGGCCACCTACGCCGAGATCTGTGCCGAGGTGAAGGCGCAGAGCGAAGGCGCACTGAAGGGCATCCTCGGCTACACCGAGGACAAGGTGGTCGCCACCGATTTCCGCGGCGACGCGCGCACCTCCATCTTCGACGCCGATGCCGGCATCGCTCTGGACGGCACCTTCGTCAAGCTGGTGTCCTGGTACGACAACGAGTGGGGCTACTCCAACAAGTGCCTGGAGATGGTCAAGGTGGTGGCGAAGTAA